The Planctomycetota bacterium region GTTGGATACGGCGCTGATCTCATCGGGAGTGACGTTCCTGTATGGATGCATGCCGACGGATGTACTGGTCGATGCGGACGGGAATCCGGCGGGGATCGTGATGGTCAATCGCTCGGGGCGGCAGGTCGTTCGTGCAAAGGTCATTATCGACGCCACGCCGCACGCCACCGTCGCCCGCCTCGCCGGAGCGAAACTGCGCGACTTCACGCCCGGCCCGATGCGGTTCACGCGCGTCATCGTTCACCCTGAAGTCAAACCCGACGACGCGAAGCTCCCCGACAACGTCACGCGCCGCGACATCGGCGAGCGCTTCAATACCAAGCAAGGCCCGATGCCCGTCTATGAGTACACGCTCAACATCGACATGAAAGCCGACGACATCGTCTCCTTCGAAAAAGCCGAGCAGGTCGCGCGCGATCTGACGTTTCGGGTCGATGAGTCGGACGCATCGGACACGCTGTACTTTTTACCGACGAATCCGCTGATTTCCAACGCCGGCGCCCCGGCCGCGAATTTCGATGCGGCGTCGCTGGATCTGGCGTCGCTACAGCCGAAGGGTTCGAGCCGGTTCTTCGTGCTGGACGGTTACGCCGACGTGTCGCGCGAGGCGGCGGCGCAGTTGATGCGCCCGCTCTCGTTGATCCGACTGGGCAAGCGCGTCGGTCACACCGCAGCGGAGTTGGCCGCCAAAGCGCCGACTGCCGACGCTCAGAAGATCAAGCTGGTCACGATCGACGCCCCGAGCGACAACATGGGCGAAGTGGGCGAATTTCTCAATGGCGTCCGCCCGACTGATCGCGACAAGACGACGCTGCCATCGCCGGCGCGGGCGCTGCCGGTGCTGGGCGAGTATGACGTGGTGGTCGTCGGCGGCGGGACTGGCGGCGCCCCGGCCGGGATCGGCGCGGCCCGTCAGGGCGCCCGCACGCTCGTCGTCGAATACCAGGACGGACTCGGCGGCGTCGGCACGCTGGGCATGGTCAGCATCTACTATCACGGCTATCGCCACGGGTTCACCTCCGAAGTCGACGCGGGCGTGCAAGCGATGGGCGGTCCGAAGTTCAATGGATGGAACATCGAGGCGAAGACCGAATGGTGGCGCCGCGAGATTCGCAAGGCGGGCGGCGATGTGTGGTTCTCGACGCTCGGTTGCGGGGCGCTGGTCAAGGACGGCGTGGTTAAGGGCGTGATCGTCACGACGCCGATGGGCCGCGGCGTGGTGCTCACGGGCTGCGTCGTCGACTCGACGGGCAACACGGACATCGCCGCCGCCGCCGGAGCGCAGACGATGACCGTCGACGCCGACAACATCGCCATGCAGGGCACGGGCCTCGGCCCGGTCAATCTCGGGGCCGGCTACACCAACACCGACTACTCGTTCTCCGACGAGTCGGACCCGGTGGACCAGTGGCGCATGATCGTCAATGCACGGCGGAAATTCGCGGGGGCTTATGATCTTTCACCGTTCATCGACTCGCGCGAGCGGCGACGCATCGTCGGCGATTTTTACATCACGCCCCTCGACCTGATCAATCAGCGCACCTACCCCGACACGATCGCCATCCACAAGAGCAACTTCGATACGCACGGCTACACCGTGCATCCGTTTTTCCTCATCGACTTCCCGGACAAGAAGGAGATGGAGGCGAACGTCCCCTACCGCGCGCTGCTGCCGAAGGGACTGGATCGCATTCTCGTGACGGGCCTGGGCATCAGCGCTCATCGCGACGCCATGCCGATCCTGCGCATGCAGGCGTGCATTCAGAATCAGGGCTACGCCGCCGGATGCGCCGCGGCGATGTCCGCCAAGTATGACAAGGCGACGCGCGACATCGACCTCGAAGCGTTGCAGAAACATCTTGTCGCCATCGGCTCGCTGCCGCAGGAAGTCATCGGCGCGAAGGATTCGTATCCGATTTCCGACAAGCGGATCGCTGAGGCGGTAAAGACGGTGACGGATGATTACAAGGGGCTGGCGCTGCTCATGGCCGAGCCGGCGAAGGCGATTCCGATGCTGCGCGAGGCGCATGCCAAGACGGACGATCCGGCGAAAAAGCTCGTGTACGCCAACGTGCTGGGCATGCTCGGCGATGCAGCAGGCGCTGCGACGCTCGCGGCGCATGTGCAGTCGGCGAAGTGGGACGAGGGCTGGAACTTCCGGGGCATGGGGCAGTTCGGCGGGTCGATCTCGCCGCTCGACTCGCAGATCATCGCTTTGGGCCGCAGCGGCGATCACTCCACCGCCCTGCCCGTGCTCATCGCCAAGGCCCGATCGCTCGAGCCGTCGATGGCCTTCTCGCACTACCGTGCGGTGGCGATGGCGCTGGAGGCGCTCAAGGACCCGGCCGCCGCGCCGGTGCTGGCGGAGATGCTTTCCAAGCCGGGCATGACGGGCTTTTCGATTCACGAAGTCAAGGCCGACTCCGAGTACACGCGTCAGGAGATGCGCTCCGAGCCGCTGCGCGAGATCATCCTCGCCCGAGCGCTCTACCGCTGCGGCGATCAGGACGGCATCGCCCGCAAGATTCTCGAATCGTACGCCACCGACCTGCGCGGCCTGTTCGCCAAACACGCCAACGCCGTGCTGAGCGAAAAGCAGTAACCATCGAGCATCGCGGTTGTGCATCTTTCATGATGCGCTCGTCGCGCGGTGATGACTGCGCTTCGGTGATGTGCATCACTCATGATAAAAGACCCCGCCCCGCTGAAGCGGGGCGGGCCGGGGGAGAGTTCGTTGGGAGAAATGCTCAGTACTGAAGCATGCCGAGGATGCGGACGGTGCCGGTGGCGTAGGTGAGATTGGAGCGATCGAACACGACGACAATGTGACGTTCGCCGACGATGTTGGCGGTGGCGCTGTTGCCGGTCGTGGCGCGGATGTTGATGTAGGCGGTGTATACATCACTGCGGGTGGAGCAGACCTGCATGAGCCAACGGGCGAAAAGCGTCGTTTCCTCGCGGTCGTCAACGATGCCGTCGGCCGACGGAGCGGTGGTCGAGGGGTTGGAGTCGAAGTCGATCGGGGTGCCGGCGGTCGTCTGATAGTTGTCAGCCGCATCGCTTTCGAGGGGCGTGATAATGTTCAGAAGTTCACCGATGGAGGCGATGCCCTTGGCGCTGCGGAATCCGGCGGGACGGGCGCCGTCGCGATAGGCGACGATGTTGTCGACGATCGTCGAGCGGATCGTCGCATCGGGGATGGGCAGGACCTTATTGAGGAAGGCCTTGGAGGCGGTGTTGAGATTGACTGTGCCGACGATGAGCTGCTCTTCGGGATTATCAATGACGCCGTCGCCGTCGTTGTCGAACCCGTCTTCGTACGGGCTGAGCGTGGTGAAACGATCAAGGAGCAGTTGCGAATGCGGCAAGGCGCGGTCGTTGGTGGCGGTGGCGTTGGCGAGCGCGGCACTGGGGGAGATATTGAGCATATGCGCCCCGGCTGTCGTGGCGGCGCCCCATGCATCGCCGACGCTCTTGGTCCCGTCGAGCGGAAGCACGGCGATCATCGCCAGATCGCCGATGTGCACGATCGACCCGGTGTCGGAAAAGAGCAACTGATTATTGATGAGACTGCCGGCGGCGATCGCGCCGGCCGCGCCGTTGGGCTTGGGCGAGTCGCCGAGGTTTTCGAGCGTCGTGTCATAGGCGGCGATCGACGCACCGTGCGAGCGCTGCACGAATCCGCCCGACGCCACGGTGATGACGTTGAGCTTCTCGGAATTGCCGATCGAGGTGATCTGTTTGTAGCCGGTCAGCGTGTTCTTGGGATCGCCCGCCGACGCGACGCCGTTCTCGTCATACGTATCGGGCATGCCGCCGGCGTTCGTCGTCTTGCTGTAGCCCCACGTGCAGTTCCCGCCCGCCTGAGCCGGAGCGCGGAGTTCGACGGTGATGTTCCCATCCACCGCCGGCCAGGCGAAGGGAGTGGCGATGACGGTCTTCGTCGCCGTGCCAGCCACAAGGGCGCTGACATCCTGACTGCCGCCCGCATCGCCGGAGTTGACGTACAGCACGATCGTCTCATCCGGCGCCATCGACGCCGGCGCGCCCAGCGCCGTCAGCGCCCCGACGTTCACGCCGTTGACCCAAAGCTGCACGTTCCGCACGTCGGCCGGCTTTCGGAAGGGATTTTTGATTTCGACGGCGTAACCGGCCGTCGCCTGCTGCGTCCATGTCACGTCCCAGTTGCCGCTGCCCACCGGATTCTCCGTCGACGCCGTCACCATGTAGTACCGCTGCGCGTACACCTCTGTGACAAACGGCAGGGCCTCCATGCCGAAGCGCCCGTTGACGCTTGTCAGCGCGTTGTCCGAATCGGCATAATCGTTGATCGCCGCGGCGAGCTGAGAGGCGTAGTCGTTGACCGACGCGAAACCCGTCGGCAGCGCGAACGTGCCGCCCTCGTTGAGCACCTTGGCGATCTCGGTCGCCAGCTCGATCCGCTTGGCGTCGTTGGCCAGCAGCTTGTTGATATCGCGCTGGCGCACGAGATTCGTGTCCGCCGTCATCGGCATGCCCCAGCAGGCATGACCACTGATCGTCGTCATCTGGTGACGCGGCTCGTAGGCATAGTAGTCGGCGATGGTGGAGCCGTACGATGTGCTGTTGACCGCGTTGATGTTTTTCATCGCGTCGGCGTATTTGGTCTCGATGGGCTTGGTCGTCAGCGTGTAGTTGTTGGGCGTCGTGCCGCTGAGATTCAGATTGCGCGTGAACTTGAGCATGCCGTTGCCGTTGAATTCAAGCTCCGTCTCCGTCGTCGGATTTTTCAGGCCGTTGCGATAGCG contains the following coding sequences:
- a CDS encoding FAD-dependent oxidoreductase, giving the protein MRRQLGRRAPSRCNSRRFVMQMRQLWTAGFCAAMMMFALLGPAAAATYVTESARQLPVAYDVDVVVIGGSTGAVSAACEAAASGAKVFLAAPRPYLGEDVTGTLRLWLNEGEEPTGDLEKALFVVPRQEKQGIEGSVPFTYKTDVKPAAAHGETPKHDRLTDGKWLNSAKDSVQFDGPVTIEADLGSSRKIRSIHLLAYQRPNDFEVGEIKVWSSATGEIWREVGTMANKHLSEGVFEENSFAIDMDVFHKARYMKVTVTPSKGAKRILLGELVIAEDAPAGAVEAPKKKEALPLPTPMHVKQALDTALISSGVTFLYGCMPTDVLVDADGNPAGIVMVNRSGRQVVRAKVIIDATPHATVARLAGAKLRDFTPGPMRFTRVIVHPEVKPDDAKLPDNVTRRDIGERFNTKQGPMPVYEYTLNIDMKADDIVSFEKAEQVARDLTFRVDESDASDTLYFLPTNPLISNAGAPAANFDAASLDLASLQPKGSSRFFVLDGYADVSREAAAQLMRPLSLIRLGKRVGHTAAELAAKAPTADAQKIKLVTIDAPSDNMGEVGEFLNGVRPTDRDKTTLPSPARALPVLGEYDVVVVGGGTGGAPAGIGAARQGARTLVVEYQDGLGGVGTLGMVSIYYHGYRHGFTSEVDAGVQAMGGPKFNGWNIEAKTEWWRREIRKAGGDVWFSTLGCGALVKDGVVKGVIVTTPMGRGVVLTGCVVDSTGNTDIAAAAGAQTMTVDADNIAMQGTGLGPVNLGAGYTNTDYSFSDESDPVDQWRMIVNARRKFAGAYDLSPFIDSRERRRIVGDFYITPLDLINQRTYPDTIAIHKSNFDTHGYTVHPFFLIDFPDKKEMEANVPYRALLPKGLDRILVTGLGISAHRDAMPILRMQACIQNQGYAAGCAAAMSAKYDKATRDIDLEALQKHLVAIGSLPQEVIGAKDSYPISDKRIAEAVKTVTDDYKGLALLMAEPAKAIPMLREAHAKTDDPAKKLVYANVLGMLGDAAGAATLAAHVQSAKWDEGWNFRGMGQFGGSISPLDSQIIALGRSGDHSTALPVLIAKARSLEPSMAFSHYRAVAMALEALKDPAAAPVLAEMLSKPGMTGFSIHEVKADSEYTRQEMRSEPLREIILARALYRCGDQDGIARKILESYATDLRGLFAKHANAVLSEKQ